The Prunus persica cultivar Lovell chromosome G8, Prunus_persica_NCBIv2, whole genome shotgun sequence genome includes a region encoding these proteins:
- the LOC18766597 gene encoding protein HUA2-LIKE 3 isoform X1 produces the protein MAPSRRKGASKAAQAAAARRQWKVGDLVLAKVKGFPAWPATVSEPEKWGYSADWKKVLVYFFGTQQIAFCNPADVEAFTEEKKQSLLGKRHGKGSDFVRAVQEIIDSYDKLKKEDQVDDFNSTANGGNSVDSSSNFGSKDQSEAPEAILDSRSKSSHSTIDRNEPSLSVEDASATAQIDAMVDKEALTEEPAATEMVTETPRPVTCSSRKRSRHSRPQKEEAPARRSRSSSRMESRRLRNLIMPCDDDAKDARDVSGNLVRDRCLRRNKRIRKSPDNSECDDVNSAAFVSNGFIEDNGSEVVTVDSDTFSLDEGGAIDSGCKGEHSETVVECMDGDAQLIKGLDLGGKVVIKKKRKPNRKRVTNDVSEPISMLDKETVLEVGLQSSSQTLQTDCGKMNGTCSKENGTSSKEDGDEHLPLVKRARVRMGKPSSANEEADSFAHNEGSLKEVMVNSSEPISTSSNCDENFPAARDSFVVNEALDNITPSRGCTRILGNRPHLWNTKKDQSFGSSADGEAVLPPSKRLHRALEAMSANAADEDDRCHYESSILKMSTIGCHISSTSRCLPIAVESGTGNGLGLQSDDSLGNKASGVDASRFSTSSNPVTLEENTKSVVEVDVDQRTESPNIQIHECSINDFPDSGDLADDKNLSGGSSGCHTIGTAVQTESPVHLLPNVDIREAGTGANQASMGELPLKGDAKNELSNCDAENPDIECDTSEPALKSTDPVSGTIHGMVEVSPRNDASPRHYGGEGASENIEFLEPRSEDNREVNDMFDVVREVENRQTEKDPSSVSYPNEYLGEKTVSGIRSSPSVTDGGDSLAQASPPNTSGCRMSTSDSSNILQNNGSCSPDVDLQDKRTSSTPVDEDGKSESVVSQRPKSVGRYEEALAALTSFETTLGTLTRTKESIGRATRVAIDCGKIGVAAKALEILARHLETESRLHRRVDLFFLVDSITQYSRGLKGDGGGMYLSAIQAVLPRLLSAAAPPGSAAHENRRQCLKVLRLWSERRIFPESIIHRHMRELNSLTGPSSAGAYGRRSSRTERSLDDPLREMEGMLVDEYGSNSSFQLPGFCMPRMLKDEHDGSDSDGESFEAVTPEHNPRGHEEYETTPATERHRHILEDVDGELEMEDVAPSCDVDTSSSCGVAIANTVQASHNQFEQNCPLPLAPPLPQDVPPSSPPLPSSPPPPPPPPPLPPPVVIHPPCSNLDAHLQNVQENRVQPPPQQLNAPRINQTISDAVHFRAPECRDLQRQMPDSTSCSYSSFPTYSGRNVPQTDGATFHNKGYPLRPPHAPPSNQFSYVQGDQQVKPRREAPPPYHNRFDFGPNGDRENYYNNHERMKPPYEPRESWGFPPHSFSGRYPDKGKTSYGTAPFRGPPCEPTRLPGQGWRYPPRSMNHRESMPFRPPFEGPIPVNGRDYGGSGPSFWRPR, from the exons ATGGCGCCCAGCCGAAGGAAAGGAGCTAGCAAAGCCGCTCAGGCCGCCGCTGCTCGCCGCCAGTGGAAGGTTGGCGATCTTGTACTTGCTAAGGTCAAAGGCTTCCCTGCTTGGCCTGCTACG GTAAGTGAGCCTGAGAAGTGGGGTTACTCTGCTGATTGGAAGAAAGTACTTGTCTACTTCTTTGGAACCCAACAGAT AGCGTTCTGCAACCCTGCGGATGTTGAGGCATTTACTGAGGAGAAGAAACAGTCTCTTCTGGGCAAGCGTCATGGAAAGGGTTCAGATTTTGTTCGTGCAGTCCAGGAGATCATTGATAGCTATGACAAGCTGAAGAAAGAGGACCAAGTTGATGATTTCAACTCCACTGCAAATGGAGGGAACTCAGTGGACTCTTCGTCCAACTTTGGTTCGAAGGATCAGTCCGAAGCTCCTGAAGCTATTCTTGATTCACGCTCGAAATCTTCACATTCAACAATTGATAGAAATGAGCCAAGTTTATCTGTTGAGGATGCTTCAGCGACTGCACAAATAGATGCAATGGTTGATAAGGAGGCCCTAACTGAGGAACCTGCTGCCACAGAAATGGTTACTGAAACACCTCGGCCAGTGACCTGCTCTTCAAGAAAAAGATCAAGACATTCGCGACCACAGAAAGAGGAAGCACCAGCTCGTCGATCAAGAAGCTCATCTAGGATGGAATCGCGTAGATTACGGAACCTCATAATGCCATGTGATGATGATGCCAAGGATGCTAGGGACGTATCTGGTAATCTAGTTCGAGATAGGTGTTTAAGAAGGAATAAACGAATACGGAAATCACCTGATAACTCTGAGTGTGATGATGTGAATTCAGCTGCTTTTGTTTCAAATGGTTTTATTGAAGACAATGGTTCTGAAGTAGTCACAGTTGATTCTGACACATTTAGTCTTGATGAAGGTGGTGCTATTGATTCTGGTTGTAAAGGTGAACATTCAGAGACTGTTGTCGAATGCATGGATGGTGATGCTCAGTTGATCAAAGGACTTGATCTAGGAGGTAAGGTTgttattaagaagaaaaggaagccGAACAGAAAGCGAGTTACTAATGATGTATCTGAGCCTATTAGCATGTTGGACAAGGAGACAGTTTTGGAGGTTGGTTTGCAAAGCAGTAGTCAGACTCTGCAGACTGATTGTGGAAAGATGAATGGGACTTGTTCCAAGGAAAATGGAACTTCTTCTAAGGAAGATGGAGATGAGCACTTGCCATTGGTGAAACGAGCCAGGGTGCGAATGGGCAAACCATCTTCTGCTAATGAGGAAGCTGATAGCTTTGCGCACAATGAAGGAAGTTTGAAGGAAGTTATGGTCAATTCATCAGAGCCGATCAGCACATCCTCTAATTGTGATGAAAATTTCCCTGCTGCTAGGGACTCATTTGTGGTAAATGAAGCTCTGGATAATATAACACCTTCAAGAGGTTGCACTCGAATTTTGGGAAATAGGCCTCATCTTTGGAACACCAAGAAAGACCAATCATTTGGTTCATCCGCTGATGGTGAAGCTGTTTTACCTCCATCTAAGCGTCTTCATCGCGCTCTAGAAGCCATGTCAGCTAATGCTGCTGACGAGGATGATAGATGCCATTATGAATCTTCAATCTTGAAGATGTCTACGATTGGTTGCCATATTTCATCCACGAGCAGATGCCTCCCTATCGCTGTGGAAAGTGGTACAGGGAATGGTTTGGGACTTCAGAGTGACGACTCTTTGGGCAATAAAGCTTCAGGGGTTGATGCTTCTAGATTCTCTACCAGTTCAAACCCTGTAACCTTGGAGGAAAATACTAAATCAGTCGTGGAAGTGGATGTTGATCAAAGAACTGAGAGTCCTAACATTCAAATTCATGAATGTtcaattaatgattttccagATTCTGGGGACCTTGCTGATGATAAAAATCTTAGTGGTGGTTCTTCTGGTTGTCACACTATTGGAACTGCAGTCCAGACTGAAAGTCCAGTGCATTTATTGCCTAATGTGGATATAAGAGAGGCTGGTACTGGAGCTAATCAAGCTTCAATGGGTGAGTTGCCTCTGAAAGGTGATGCTAAAAATGAATTGAGCAATTGTGATGCAGAAAATCCTGATATTGAATGTGATACGTCAGAGCCTGCTCTGAAGAGCACAGATCCTGTATCAGGCACCATCCATGGGATGGTTGAAGTTTCACCTCGAAATGATGCAAGTCCACGTCACTATGGTGGAGAAGGTGCCAGTGAGAATATCGAGTTTTTGGAGCCCCGTTCTGAAGATAACAGAGAGGTCAATGACAT gtTTGATGTTGTGAGAGAGGTCGAAAATAGACAAACAGAGAAGGATCCAAGTTCAGTTTCTTATCCAAATGAGTATTTAGGTGAGAAAACCGTATCTGGTATCCGGTCAAGTCCATCCGTAACAGATGGAGGAGATTCTCTTGCACAAGCATCACCTCCCAATACCTCAGGTTGTCGCATGTCTACTTCAGATAGTAGTAATATTCTTCAGAACAATGGCAGTTGTAGTCCTGATGTTGATTTACAAGACAAGAGAACTTCATCTACTCCAGTTGATGAGGATGGAAAGTCTGAATCAGTGGTTAGTCAAAGACCAAAATCTGTGGGCAGGTATGAAGAAGCACTTGCTGCTCTCACATCATTTGAGACAACGCTTGGAACATTGACAAGGACCAAGGAGAGCATTGGTCGAGCAACTCGTGTAGCCATTGACTGTGGAAAGATTGGTGTAGCTGCGAAG GCATTGGAAATTCTTGCCCGTCATTTGGAAACTGAGTCAAGGTTACACAGACGGGTGGACTTATTCTTCTTGGTGGATTCAATCACTCAGTACTCTCGAGGTTTGAAGG gtgatggtggtggtatGTACCTTTCTGCTATCCAAGCAGTCCTGCCACGGTTGTTGTCAGCTGCTGCTCCTCCTGGAAGTGCTGCACATGAAAATCGTAGGCAGTGTCTAAAG GTTTTGAGACTTTGGTCGGAAAGAAGGATTTTTCCAGAGTCCATAATTCATCGCCATATGCGAGAACTGAATTCCCTTACTGGGCCTTCTTCTGCCGGTGCCTATGGTAGGCGCTCCTCGAGAACAGAAAGGTCTTTGGATGATCCTCTTAGAGAAATGGAGGGTATGCTTGTTGACGAATATGGAAG CAATTCAAGTTTTCAACTTCCGGGATTTTGTATGCCCCGCATGCTCAAGGATGAACATGATGGAAGTGATTCTGATGGGGAAAGTTTTGAAGCTGTCACTCCTGAGCATAATCCTCGTGGGCATGAAGAATATGAAACCACACCTGCTACTGAAAGGCATAGGCATATCTTGGAAGATGTCGATGGAGAGCTTGAAATGGAGGATGTCGCTCCTTCTTGTGATGTTGACACAAGTTCATCTTGTGGTGTTGCCATAGCTAATACTGTGCAGGCTTCACATAATCAGTTTGAACAGAACTGTCCATTGCCCCTTGCCCCTCCATTACCTCAAGATGTGCCACCATCATCTCCTCCACTACCATCTTCTCCTCCGCctccgccaccaccaccacctctgcCTCCACCTGTTGTCATCCACCCTCCATGTTCTAACTTGGATGCGCATTTGCAGAACGTGCAAGAAAATAGAGTTCAACCTCCACCCCAGCAGTTGAATGCACCAAGAATCAACCAAACAATTTCTGATGCCGTGCACTTTCGCGCCCCTGAATGTAGAGATCTTCAAAGACAGATGCCTGATTCTACTTCTTGCTCTTATAGTAGTTTTCCTACATATTCAGGGAGAAATGTTCCACAAACTGATGGTGCTACCTTTCATAATAAAGGTTACCCTTTACGACCACCTCATGCTCCACCATCAAATCAGTTCTCTTATGTTCAAGGAGATCAGCAGGTAAAGCCTCGACGGGAGGCGCCGCCTCCTTATCACAACAGATTTGACTTTGGGCCGAATGGGGACAGAGAAAACTATTACAATAATCATGAAAGAATGAAACCCCCTTATGAGCCCCGTGAGAGCTGGGGGTTTCCTCCACATTCTTTTTCtg GTCGATATCCTGACAAGGGCAAGACGTCTTATGGAACTGCCCCCTTTCGTGGCCCCCCATGTGAACCAACAAGGTTACCTGGCCAAGGGTGGAGATATCCTCCCCGATCAATGAACCACAGAGAGTCTATGCCCTTTAGACCACCTTTTGAAGGTCCAATACCCGTCAACGGCAGAG ATTATGGTGGTTCAGGTCCAAGCTTCTGGCGGCCACGATGA
- the LOC18766597 gene encoding probable glutathione peroxidase 5 isoform X2 → MGASHSQSVSEKSIHEFTVKDSRGKDVDLSLYKGKVLLVVNVASKCGFTDTNYTQLTELYNKYKDKGLEILAFPCNQFLKQEPGTSKDAEEFACTRYKAEYPIFKKVRVNGPEAEPVYKFLKASKTGFLGNRIKWNFTKFLVDKDGHVIERYSPTTSPLSIEVDIKKALGEV, encoded by the exons atgggtGCTTCACATTCACAGTCGGTCTCTGAAAAATCCATCCATGAATTCACAGTAAAG GATAGCAGAGGTAAGGACGTGGACCTCAGCCTTTACAAAGGGAAGGTCCTCCTCGTTGTTAACGTTGCTTCCAAATg TGGATTTACTGATACGAATTACACTCAGTTGACCGAGCTTTACAACAAATACAAGGACAAAG GTCTTGAGATCCTGGCATTTCCGTGCaatcagtttctgaagcaagAGCCTGGGACAAGCAAGGACGCGGAAGAATTTGCATGTACAAGATACAAGGCTGAATATCCGATATTCAAGAAG GTACGTGTCAATGGGCCAGAAGCAGAACCTGTTTACAAATTCCTCAAAGCAAGTAAAACTGGATTTCTGGGGAATAGGATAAAGTGGAACTTCACCAAGTTCTTGGTTGACAAGGATGGCCATGTTATTGAACGGTACAGCCCAACCACGTCTCCTTTGAGCATTGAG GTTGATATCAAGAAAGCTCTGGGGGAGGTGTGA
- the LOC18767215 gene encoding EID1-like F-box protein 3, translated as MSLNRRLRPNPPSQRSDSDDLGILNERILFLVFRSMKWDIQALCSTASVNHKLRAIVKRLLWRELCAHSAPRMIASLENAVPSGRIGGGWHTLAKLMFFCCGCEPTRNFKVSRPTPGHFVKSSRFSKTSGQSFLTKRCRGDLLYVSDPCEHQMGEKEDDLGIYRGVFKGFDKSKTRAYLIGRRVKLEERVRCPYCGAPEWSMTTAGLVPKSAARRLGSHHGALEYFVCVNGHMHGSCWLVPLSSDDNEDDEMDGSDDSDFDDNDGGVRRIGYDDRTATNGSMCSMGEEVVVDGPAK; from the coding sequence ATGAGTTTGAATCGGCGACTCAGACCGAACCCGCCGAGTCAGAGGTCCGATTCAGATGACCTCGGAATTCTCAACGAGCGGATACTCTTCCTCGTCTTCCGGTCCATGAAATGGGATATTCAGGCGCTCTGCTCAACCGCGTCGGTGAACCACAAGCTCCGAGCAATCGTGAAGAGGCTGCTGTGGCGGGAGCTCTGCGCGCATAGCGCCCCGCGCATGATAGCGTCGCTGGAGAACGCTGTGCCGAGCGGTCGAATCGGCGGCGGATGGCACACGCTCGCGAAGCTCATGTTCTTTTGCTGCGGCTGCGAGCCGACTCGGAATTTCAAGGTGAGTCGACCCACCCCGGGCCACTTCGTCAAATCGTCGAGGTTCTCTAAGACTTCGGGTCAGAGCTTCTTGACGAAGCGGTGCCGGGGCGATTTGCTGTACGTCAGCGACCCGTGCGAGCATCAGATGGGGGAGAAGGAAGACGATTTGGGGATTTACAGAGGGGTATTTAAGGGATTTGACAAGTCAAAGACGAGGGCGTATTTGATCGGACGGCGAGTAAAGCTTGAAGAAAGGGTGAGATGTCCTTACTGTGGGGCCCCCGAGTGGAGCATGACCACGGCTGGGCTGGTGCCCAAGAGCGCGGCTCGGAGGCTTGGCTCGCATCATGGGGCGTTGGagtattttgtgtgtgtgaacGGGCACATGCATGGTTCGTGTTGGCTGGTGCCTTTGTCGTCCGATGATAATGAGGATGATGAGATGGACGGTAGTGATGACTCCGATTTCGATGATAATGATGGTGGAGTCCGCAGAATTGGCTACGACGATCGGACGGCCACAAATGGAAGTATGTGCTCTATGGGGGAGGAAGTTGTAGTGGACGGGCCCGCAAAGTAA
- the LOC18766597 gene encoding protein HUA2-LIKE 3 isoform X3: MAPSRRKGASKAAQAAAARRQWKVGDLVLAKVKGFPAWPATVSEPEKWGYSADWKKVLVYFFGTQQIAFCNPADVEAFTEEKKQSLLGKRHGKGSDFVRAVQEIIDSYDKLKKEDQVDDFNSTANGGNSVDSSSNFGSKDQSEAPEAILDSRSKSSHSTIDRNEPSLSVEDASATAQIDAMVDKEALTEEPAATEMVTETPRPVTCSSRKRSRHSRPQKEEAPARRSRSSSRMESRRLRNLIMPCDDDAKDARDVSGNLVRDRCLRRNKRIRKSPDNSECDDVNSAAFVSNGFIEDNGSEVVTVDSDTFSLDEGGAIDSGCKGEHSETVVECMDGDAQLIKGLDLGGKVVIKKKRKPNRKRVTNDVSEPISMLDKETVLEVGLQSSSQTLQTDCGKMNGTCSKENGTSSKEDGDEHLPLVKRARVRMGKPSSANEEADSFAHNEGSLKEVMVNSSEPISTSSNCDENFPAARDSFVVNEALDNITPSRGCTRILGNRPHLWNTKKDQSFGSSADGEAVLPPSKRLHRALEAMSANAADEDDRCHYESSILKMSTIGCHISSTSRCLPIAVESGTGNGLGLQSDDSLGNKASGVDASRFSTSSNPVTLEENTKSVVEVDVDQRTESPNIQIHECSINDFPDSGDLADDKNLSGGSSGCHTIGTAVQTESPVHLLPNVDIREAGTGANQASMGELPLKGDAKNELSNCDAENPDIECDTSEPALKSTDPVSGTIHGMVEVSPRNDASPRHYGGEGASENIEFLEPRSEDNREVNDMFDVVREVENRQTEKDPSSVSYPNEYLGEKTVSGIRSSPSVTDGGDSLAQASPPNTSGCRMSTSDSSNILQNNGSCSPDVDLQDKRTSSTPVDEDGKSESVVSQRPKSVGRYEEALAALTSFETTLGTLTRTKESIGRATRVAIDCGKIGVAAKALEILARHLETESRLHRRVDLFFLVDSITQYSRGLKGDGGGMYLSAIQAVLPRLLSAAAPPGSAAHENRRQCLKVLRLWSERRIFPESIIHRHMRELNSLTGPSSAGAYGRRSSRTERSLDDPLREMEGMLVDEYGSNSSFQLPGFCMPRMLKDEHDGSDSDGESFEAVTPEHNPRGHEEYETTPATERHRHILEDVDGELEMEDVAPSCDVDTSSSCGVAIANTVQASHNQFEQNCPLPLAPPLPQDVPPSSPPLPSSPPPPPPPPPLPPPVVIHPPCSNLDAHLQNVQENRVQPPPQQLNAPRINQTISDAVHFRAPECRDLQRQMPDSTSCSYSSFPTYSGRNVPQTDGATFHNKGYPLRPPHAPPSNQFSYVQGDQQVKPRREAPPPYHNRFDFGPNGDRENYYNNHERMKPPYEPRESWGFPPHSFSGRYPDKGKTSYGTAPFRGPPCEPTRLPGQGWRYPPRSMNHRESMPFRPPFEGPIPVNGRGVCISCKMGASHSQSVSEKSIHEFTVKDSRGKDVDLSLYKGKVLLVVNVASKCGFTDTNYTQLTELYNKYKDKGLEILAFPCNQFLKQEPGTSKDAEEFACTRYKAEYPIFKKVRVNGPEAEPVYKFLKASKTGFLGNRIKWNFTKFLVDKDGHVIERYSPTTSPLSIEVDIKKALGEV; this comes from the exons ATGGCGCCCAGCCGAAGGAAAGGAGCTAGCAAAGCCGCTCAGGCCGCCGCTGCTCGCCGCCAGTGGAAGGTTGGCGATCTTGTACTTGCTAAGGTCAAAGGCTTCCCTGCTTGGCCTGCTACG GTAAGTGAGCCTGAGAAGTGGGGTTACTCTGCTGATTGGAAGAAAGTACTTGTCTACTTCTTTGGAACCCAACAGAT AGCGTTCTGCAACCCTGCGGATGTTGAGGCATTTACTGAGGAGAAGAAACAGTCTCTTCTGGGCAAGCGTCATGGAAAGGGTTCAGATTTTGTTCGTGCAGTCCAGGAGATCATTGATAGCTATGACAAGCTGAAGAAAGAGGACCAAGTTGATGATTTCAACTCCACTGCAAATGGAGGGAACTCAGTGGACTCTTCGTCCAACTTTGGTTCGAAGGATCAGTCCGAAGCTCCTGAAGCTATTCTTGATTCACGCTCGAAATCTTCACATTCAACAATTGATAGAAATGAGCCAAGTTTATCTGTTGAGGATGCTTCAGCGACTGCACAAATAGATGCAATGGTTGATAAGGAGGCCCTAACTGAGGAACCTGCTGCCACAGAAATGGTTACTGAAACACCTCGGCCAGTGACCTGCTCTTCAAGAAAAAGATCAAGACATTCGCGACCACAGAAAGAGGAAGCACCAGCTCGTCGATCAAGAAGCTCATCTAGGATGGAATCGCGTAGATTACGGAACCTCATAATGCCATGTGATGATGATGCCAAGGATGCTAGGGACGTATCTGGTAATCTAGTTCGAGATAGGTGTTTAAGAAGGAATAAACGAATACGGAAATCACCTGATAACTCTGAGTGTGATGATGTGAATTCAGCTGCTTTTGTTTCAAATGGTTTTATTGAAGACAATGGTTCTGAAGTAGTCACAGTTGATTCTGACACATTTAGTCTTGATGAAGGTGGTGCTATTGATTCTGGTTGTAAAGGTGAACATTCAGAGACTGTTGTCGAATGCATGGATGGTGATGCTCAGTTGATCAAAGGACTTGATCTAGGAGGTAAGGTTgttattaagaagaaaaggaagccGAACAGAAAGCGAGTTACTAATGATGTATCTGAGCCTATTAGCATGTTGGACAAGGAGACAGTTTTGGAGGTTGGTTTGCAAAGCAGTAGTCAGACTCTGCAGACTGATTGTGGAAAGATGAATGGGACTTGTTCCAAGGAAAATGGAACTTCTTCTAAGGAAGATGGAGATGAGCACTTGCCATTGGTGAAACGAGCCAGGGTGCGAATGGGCAAACCATCTTCTGCTAATGAGGAAGCTGATAGCTTTGCGCACAATGAAGGAAGTTTGAAGGAAGTTATGGTCAATTCATCAGAGCCGATCAGCACATCCTCTAATTGTGATGAAAATTTCCCTGCTGCTAGGGACTCATTTGTGGTAAATGAAGCTCTGGATAATATAACACCTTCAAGAGGTTGCACTCGAATTTTGGGAAATAGGCCTCATCTTTGGAACACCAAGAAAGACCAATCATTTGGTTCATCCGCTGATGGTGAAGCTGTTTTACCTCCATCTAAGCGTCTTCATCGCGCTCTAGAAGCCATGTCAGCTAATGCTGCTGACGAGGATGATAGATGCCATTATGAATCTTCAATCTTGAAGATGTCTACGATTGGTTGCCATATTTCATCCACGAGCAGATGCCTCCCTATCGCTGTGGAAAGTGGTACAGGGAATGGTTTGGGACTTCAGAGTGACGACTCTTTGGGCAATAAAGCTTCAGGGGTTGATGCTTCTAGATTCTCTACCAGTTCAAACCCTGTAACCTTGGAGGAAAATACTAAATCAGTCGTGGAAGTGGATGTTGATCAAAGAACTGAGAGTCCTAACATTCAAATTCATGAATGTtcaattaatgattttccagATTCTGGGGACCTTGCTGATGATAAAAATCTTAGTGGTGGTTCTTCTGGTTGTCACACTATTGGAACTGCAGTCCAGACTGAAAGTCCAGTGCATTTATTGCCTAATGTGGATATAAGAGAGGCTGGTACTGGAGCTAATCAAGCTTCAATGGGTGAGTTGCCTCTGAAAGGTGATGCTAAAAATGAATTGAGCAATTGTGATGCAGAAAATCCTGATATTGAATGTGATACGTCAGAGCCTGCTCTGAAGAGCACAGATCCTGTATCAGGCACCATCCATGGGATGGTTGAAGTTTCACCTCGAAATGATGCAAGTCCACGTCACTATGGTGGAGAAGGTGCCAGTGAGAATATCGAGTTTTTGGAGCCCCGTTCTGAAGATAACAGAGAGGTCAATGACAT gtTTGATGTTGTGAGAGAGGTCGAAAATAGACAAACAGAGAAGGATCCAAGTTCAGTTTCTTATCCAAATGAGTATTTAGGTGAGAAAACCGTATCTGGTATCCGGTCAAGTCCATCCGTAACAGATGGAGGAGATTCTCTTGCACAAGCATCACCTCCCAATACCTCAGGTTGTCGCATGTCTACTTCAGATAGTAGTAATATTCTTCAGAACAATGGCAGTTGTAGTCCTGATGTTGATTTACAAGACAAGAGAACTTCATCTACTCCAGTTGATGAGGATGGAAAGTCTGAATCAGTGGTTAGTCAAAGACCAAAATCTGTGGGCAGGTATGAAGAAGCACTTGCTGCTCTCACATCATTTGAGACAACGCTTGGAACATTGACAAGGACCAAGGAGAGCATTGGTCGAGCAACTCGTGTAGCCATTGACTGTGGAAAGATTGGTGTAGCTGCGAAG GCATTGGAAATTCTTGCCCGTCATTTGGAAACTGAGTCAAGGTTACACAGACGGGTGGACTTATTCTTCTTGGTGGATTCAATCACTCAGTACTCTCGAGGTTTGAAGG gtgatggtggtggtatGTACCTTTCTGCTATCCAAGCAGTCCTGCCACGGTTGTTGTCAGCTGCTGCTCCTCCTGGAAGTGCTGCACATGAAAATCGTAGGCAGTGTCTAAAG GTTTTGAGACTTTGGTCGGAAAGAAGGATTTTTCCAGAGTCCATAATTCATCGCCATATGCGAGAACTGAATTCCCTTACTGGGCCTTCTTCTGCCGGTGCCTATGGTAGGCGCTCCTCGAGAACAGAAAGGTCTTTGGATGATCCTCTTAGAGAAATGGAGGGTATGCTTGTTGACGAATATGGAAG CAATTCAAGTTTTCAACTTCCGGGATTTTGTATGCCCCGCATGCTCAAGGATGAACATGATGGAAGTGATTCTGATGGGGAAAGTTTTGAAGCTGTCACTCCTGAGCATAATCCTCGTGGGCATGAAGAATATGAAACCACACCTGCTACTGAAAGGCATAGGCATATCTTGGAAGATGTCGATGGAGAGCTTGAAATGGAGGATGTCGCTCCTTCTTGTGATGTTGACACAAGTTCATCTTGTGGTGTTGCCATAGCTAATACTGTGCAGGCTTCACATAATCAGTTTGAACAGAACTGTCCATTGCCCCTTGCCCCTCCATTACCTCAAGATGTGCCACCATCATCTCCTCCACTACCATCTTCTCCTCCGCctccgccaccaccaccacctctgcCTCCACCTGTTGTCATCCACCCTCCATGTTCTAACTTGGATGCGCATTTGCAGAACGTGCAAGAAAATAGAGTTCAACCTCCACCCCAGCAGTTGAATGCACCAAGAATCAACCAAACAATTTCTGATGCCGTGCACTTTCGCGCCCCTGAATGTAGAGATCTTCAAAGACAGATGCCTGATTCTACTTCTTGCTCTTATAGTAGTTTTCCTACATATTCAGGGAGAAATGTTCCACAAACTGATGGTGCTACCTTTCATAATAAAGGTTACCCTTTACGACCACCTCATGCTCCACCATCAAATCAGTTCTCTTATGTTCAAGGAGATCAGCAGGTAAAGCCTCGACGGGAGGCGCCGCCTCCTTATCACAACAGATTTGACTTTGGGCCGAATGGGGACAGAGAAAACTATTACAATAATCATGAAAGAATGAAACCCCCTTATGAGCCCCGTGAGAGCTGGGGGTTTCCTCCACATTCTTTTTCtg GTCGATATCCTGACAAGGGCAAGACGTCTTATGGAACTGCCCCCTTTCGTGGCCCCCCATGTGAACCAACAAGGTTACCTGGCCAAGGGTGGAGATATCCTCCCCGATCAATGAACCACAGAGAGTCTATGCCCTTTAGACCACCTTTTGAAGGTCCAATACCCGTCAACGGCAGAGGTGTGTGCATTTCCTGCA aaatgggtGCTTCACATTCACAGTCGGTCTCTGAAAAATCCATCCATGAATTCACAGTAAAG GATAGCAGAGGTAAGGACGTGGACCTCAGCCTTTACAAAGGGAAGGTCCTCCTCGTTGTTAACGTTGCTTCCAAATg TGGATTTACTGATACGAATTACACTCAGTTGACCGAGCTTTACAACAAATACAAGGACAAAG GTCTTGAGATCCTGGCATTTCCGTGCaatcagtttctgaagcaagAGCCTGGGACAAGCAAGGACGCGGAAGAATTTGCATGTACAAGATACAAGGCTGAATATCCGATATTCAAGAAG GTACGTGTCAATGGGCCAGAAGCAGAACCTGTTTACAAATTCCTCAAAGCAAGTAAAACTGGATTTCTGGGGAATAGGATAAAGTGGAACTTCACCAAGTTCTTGGTTGACAAGGATGGCCATGTTATTGAACGGTACAGCCCAACCACGTCTCCTTTGAGCATTGAG GTTGATATCAAGAAAGCTCTGGGGGAGGTGTGA